A stretch of Pseudomonas sp. LS.1a DNA encodes these proteins:
- a CDS encoding Hsp70 family protein: MSDVSPARALGIDFGTSNSTVGWHRPGVESLIALEDGKITLPSVVFFNIEERRPVYGRLALHEYLEGYEGRLMRSLKSLLGSKLIKHDTSVLGSALPFKDLLGMFIGELKKRAEAAAGREFDQVVLGRPVFFVDEDPAADQEAEDTLAEVARKIGFKDVSFQYEPIAAAFDYESGISREELVLIVDIGGGTSDFTLIRLSPERHLVAERQSDILATGGVHIGGTDFDKQLSLQGVMPLFGYGSRMKSGALMPTSYHLNLATWHTINALYSQKSQLALGSMRYDIEDTLGIDRLFKLIEERAGHWLAMEVEASKIELTEQQSRHVDLGRIERELGVDLSRALFEGAIEGLLERVRGSVSELLAKAGVSETQVDTVFFTGGSSGIPALRNSVSAMLPNARHVEGNIFGSIGSGLAIEARKRYGAA; encoded by the coding sequence ATGTCTGACGTATCGCCGGCCCGCGCCCTGGGCATCGACTTCGGCACCTCCAACTCCACGGTCGGCTGGCACCGCCCGGGTGTCGAATCGCTGATCGCCCTGGAAGACGGCAAGATCACCCTGCCGTCGGTGGTGTTCTTCAACATCGAGGAGCGTCGCCCGGTATATGGCCGCCTGGCGCTGCACGAGTACCTGGAAGGCTACGAAGGCCGCCTGATGCGCTCGCTGAAAAGCCTGCTGGGTTCCAAGCTGATCAAGCACGACACCAGCGTGCTGGGCAGCGCCCTGCCGTTCAAGGACCTGCTGGGCATGTTCATCGGCGAGCTGAAAAAGCGCGCCGAGGCCGCTGCCGGCCGCGAATTCGACCAGGTGGTACTGGGTCGCCCGGTGTTCTTCGTCGACGAAGACCCGGCTGCCGACCAGGAGGCCGAAGACACCCTGGCCGAAGTGGCGCGCAAGATCGGCTTCAAGGACGTGTCGTTCCAGTACGAGCCGATTGCCGCGGCGTTCGACTACGAGTCGGGCATCAGCCGCGAAGAGCTGGTGCTGATCGTCGACATCGGCGGTGGTACCTCGGACTTCACCCTGATCCGCCTGTCGCCCGAGCGCCACCTGGTGGCCGAGCGCCAGAGCGACATCCTCGCCACCGGCGGCGTGCACATCGGCGGTACCGACTTCGACAAGCAGCTGAGCCTGCAGGGCGTGATGCCGCTGTTCGGCTACGGCAGCCGCATGAAGAGCGGCGCGCTGATGCCAACCAGCTACCACCTCAACCTCGCTACCTGGCACACCATCAACGCCCTGTACTCGCAGAAGTCGCAGCTGGCGCTGGGCAGCATGCGCTATGACATCGAGGACACGCTGGGCATCGACCGCCTGTTCAAGCTGATCGAGGAGCGTGCCGGGCACTGGTTGGCGATGGAAGTGGAGGCCAGCAAGATCGAGCTGACCGAGCAGCAGAGCCGCCACGTCGACCTCGGCCGCATTGAGCGCGAGCTGGGCGTGGACCTGTCCCGGGCGCTGTTCGAGGGGGCTATCGAAGGGTTGCTGGAGCGGGTGCGTGGTAGCGTGAGCGAATTGCTGGCCAAGGCTGGTGTGAGCGAGACCCAGGTCGATACGGTGTTCTTCACCGGTGGTTCCAGCGGGATCCCGGCGCTGCGCAACAGTGTGTCGGCGATGCTGCCGAATGCGCGACATGTGGAAGGCAATATCTTTGGCAGCATTGGCAGCGGGCTGGCCATCGAGGCACGCAAGCGTTACGGCGCTGCCTGA
- the osmE gene encoding osmotically-inducible lipoprotein OsmE: MYKQTLAILLASATLAACGSRPENPVDYVTYRDEPLVRQVEKGMTMQKVIAIGGSPSSVSDLPHGGTCNDYILNRDGHQQPYYVRFDATGHVDAKGFKTCKQREEDSAAVHGA, translated from the coding sequence ATGTACAAGCAGACCCTGGCAATCCTTCTGGCAAGCGCCACCCTCGCCGCCTGCGGCAGCCGCCCGGAAAACCCGGTTGACTACGTCACCTACCGCGACGAACCGCTGGTCAGGCAAGTGGAAAAAGGCATGACCATGCAGAAGGTCATCGCCATCGGCGGCAGCCCGTCCAGCGTGAGCGACCTGCCCCACGGCGGCACCTGCAACGACTACATCCTCAACCGCGATGGCCACCAGCAGCCCTATTACGTGCGCTTCGACGCCACCGGCCATGTCGATGCCAAGGGCTTCAAGACTTGCAAACAGCGCGAAGAAGACAGCGCCGCCGTCCACGGCGCGTAA
- a CDS encoding esterase/lipase family protein, protein MQQELATRYPLVLVPGMLGFVRVVLYPYWFGIVPALRKGGAQVFPVQVSPLHSSEVRGEQLLAIIEDICQRTGAEKVNLIGHSQGALNARYAAARRPGRVASVTSVAGPNHGSELADYLARTAPGDSPQGRILKAVLHGLAVLLVWLETGWRRDPLPVDVHASHQSLTSAGVALFNQAYPQGLPGTWGGEGAYEVDGVRYYSWSGTLQPGLTDQRRNRIDGSSHFCRLFARSFVKEKGHCDGMVGRFSSHLGQVIGDDYPLDHLDIVNQSLGAVGKGAEPVRLFIEHAARLKAAGL, encoded by the coding sequence ATGCAGCAGGAATTGGCCACGCGATACCCGTTGGTGCTGGTGCCGGGCATGCTCGGTTTTGTCCGGGTAGTGCTCTATCCCTACTGGTTCGGCATCGTGCCGGCCCTGCGCAAGGGCGGGGCGCAGGTGTTCCCGGTGCAGGTTTCGCCGCTGCATTCCAGCGAGGTGCGCGGCGAGCAGTTGCTGGCGATCATCGAAGACATCTGCCAGCGCACCGGCGCGGAAAAGGTCAACCTCATCGGCCACAGCCAGGGCGCCCTGAACGCACGCTACGCTGCCGCCAGGCGGCCCGGGCGGGTGGCTTCGGTCACGTCGGTGGCAGGGCCCAACCATGGCTCGGAACTGGCCGATTACCTGGCACGTACGGCACCGGGCGATTCCCCGCAGGGGCGCATCCTCAAGGCTGTGCTGCATGGCTTGGCCGTGCTGCTGGTGTGGCTGGAAACCGGCTGGCGCCGCGACCCGCTGCCGGTGGATGTACACGCCTCGCACCAGTCGTTGACCAGCGCCGGGGTGGCGCTGTTCAACCAGGCTTATCCACAGGGGCTGCCAGGCACCTGGGGCGGGGAAGGGGCGTATGAGGTCGATGGCGTGCGCTATTACTCCTGGTCCGGCACCTTGCAGCCCGGCCTGACCGACCAGAGGCGCAACCGCATCGATGGCAGCAGCCACTTCTGCCGCCTGTTCGCACGCAGTTTCGTCAAGGAAAAGGGCCATTGCGACGGCATGGTCGGGCGCTTCAGTTCGCACCTGGGGCAGGTGATCGGCGACGACTACCCGCTCGACCACCTGGATATCGTCAACCAGTCGCTTGGCGCGGTGGGCAAGGGCGCCGAACCGGTGCGGCTGTTCATCGAACATGCCGCCCGGCTCAAGGCGGCAGGGCTCTAA
- a CDS encoding AI-2E family transporter: MTFTPRQVTLASWIIVFAGLLLALPLKLLPSLLAGLLVFELVNMLTPRLQPLLAGQRARWLAVALLGTLVVSTLTLLFAGAFSFLLHEAENPGASLDKFMALVERARGQLPPFIEGYLPASAAEFKVAIGDWIKSHLSDLQLVGKGMAHMFVTLLIGMILGAIVALQRIPDISRRKPLAAALFERLSLLVQAFRNIVFAQIKISLLNTTFTGIFLALVLPMFDVHLPLTKTLIVLTFLLGLLPVIGNLMSNTLITIVGLSLSIWVAAAALGYLIVIHKVEYFLNARIVGGQISAKSWELLLAMLVFEAAFGLPGVVAGPIYYAYLKSELKRAELV; the protein is encoded by the coding sequence ATGACCTTCACCCCTCGCCAGGTCACCCTGGCCAGCTGGATCATCGTGTTTGCCGGCCTGTTGCTGGCGCTGCCCCTGAAATTGCTGCCGAGCCTGTTGGCCGGCCTGCTGGTGTTCGAGCTGGTCAACATGCTCACGCCGCGGCTGCAGCCACTGCTGGCCGGGCAGCGCGCCCGTTGGCTGGCGGTGGCGCTGCTCGGCACGCTGGTGGTCAGCACCCTGACCCTGCTGTTTGCCGGGGCCTTCAGCTTCCTGCTGCACGAGGCAGAAAACCCCGGTGCCTCGCTGGACAAGTTCATGGCCTTGGTGGAGCGCGCCCGTGGGCAGCTACCGCCATTCATCGAAGGCTACCTGCCGGCCAGTGCGGCGGAGTTCAAGGTGGCCATCGGTGACTGGATCAAGAGCCACCTGAGCGACCTGCAACTGGTGGGCAAGGGCATGGCGCACATGTTCGTCACCCTGTTGATCGGCATGATCCTCGGCGCCATCGTCGCCTTGCAGCGCATCCCCGATATCTCCCGGCGCAAGCCACTGGCGGCGGCGCTGTTCGAGCGCCTGAGCCTGCTGGTGCAGGCGTTTCGCAACATCGTCTTCGCGCAGATCAAGATTTCGCTGCTCAACACTACCTTCACCGGCATTTTCCTGGCCCTGGTGCTGCCGATGTTCGACGTGCACCTGCCGCTGACCAAGACGCTGATCGTGCTGACCTTCCTGCTGGGCCTGCTGCCGGTGATCGGCAACCTGATGTCGAACACCCTGATCACCATCGTCGGCTTGTCGCTGTCGATCTGGGTGGCGGCGGCGGCGCTGGGTTACCTGATCGTCATCCACAAGGTCGAGTACTTCCTCAACGCGCGGATCGTGGGCGGGCAGATCAGTGCCAAGTCGTGGGAATTGCTGCTGGCGATGCTGGTGTTCGAGGCAGCGTTCGGGCTGCCGGGGGTGGTGGCGGGGCCGATCTACTATGCCTACCTGAAGAGTGAGCTGAAGCGGGCCGAACTGGTCTGA
- a CDS encoding chaperone modulator CbpM produces the protein MSSTLIVQLDMRTLCQEADITADCVIEIVEHGIVEPSGRTPEDWLFDDQAPLLAKRAAKLHQELELEWEGVALALELLQEVQQLRSENSMLRQRLGRFIQM, from the coding sequence ATGAGCAGCACCCTGATCGTTCAACTGGACATGCGTACCCTGTGTCAGGAGGCCGATATCACGGCTGACTGCGTGATCGAAATCGTCGAGCACGGCATTGTCGAACCTTCCGGGCGAACGCCGGAGGACTGGTTGTTCGACGATCAGGCGCCGTTACTGGCCAAACGCGCGGCGAAGCTGCATCAGGAGCTGGAACTGGAGTGGGAAGGGGTGGCGCTGGCGCTGGAACTGCTGCAGGAAGTGCAGCAGTTGCGCAGTGAGAACAGCATGCTGAGGCAGCGGTTGGGCAGGTTTATCCAGATGTGA
- the urtC gene encoding urea ABC transporter permease subunit UrtC — MNQPLLVTATQKAGPRLTLAIGAVVVLLLVALPLLSLLPADHALHVSAYTLTLVGKILCYAIVALALDLVWGYAGLLSLGHGLFFALGGYAMGMYLMRQAAGDGLPGFMTFLSWSELPWYWAGTQHFAWALCLVVLAPGLLALVFGWFAFRSRIKGVYFSIMTQALTFAGMLLFFRNETGFGGNNGFTSFRTLLGFDIAAPGTRAVLFLLTVTLLLASLYLCWRLTRSKFGRLLTAVRDAENRLMFCGYDPRGFKLLVWVLSAVLCGLAGALYVPQVGIINPSEMSPTNSIEAAVWVALGGRGTLIGPLLGAGLVNGMKSWFTVAFPEFWLFFLGALFILVTLYLPKGVVGLLKKRSQP; from the coding sequence ATGAACCAGCCACTGCTTGTCACCGCTACTCAAAAGGCCGGGCCACGGCTGACGCTGGCCATCGGCGCCGTCGTCGTCCTGCTGCTGGTGGCCCTGCCGCTGCTGTCGCTGCTGCCGGCTGATCATGCCCTGCACGTGTCGGCCTACACCCTGACCCTGGTCGGCAAGATCCTCTGTTACGCCATCGTCGCCCTGGCCCTGGACCTGGTCTGGGGCTACGCCGGGCTGCTGTCGCTGGGCCACGGGCTGTTCTTCGCCCTCGGTGGCTACGCCATGGGCATGTACCTGATGCGCCAGGCCGCCGGTGACGGCCTGCCGGGGTTCATGACCTTCCTGTCGTGGAGCGAGCTGCCGTGGTACTGGGCCGGCACCCAGCATTTCGCCTGGGCCCTGTGCCTGGTGGTGCTGGCGCCCGGGCTGCTGGCGCTGGTGTTCGGCTGGTTCGCCTTCCGCTCGCGGATCAAGGGCGTGTACTTCTCGATCATGACCCAGGCGCTGACCTTCGCCGGCATGCTGCTGTTCTTTCGCAACGAAACCGGCTTTGGCGGCAATAACGGCTTTACCAGCTTCCGCACTTTGCTTGGCTTCGACATTGCCGCGCCGGGTACACGGGCGGTGTTGTTCCTGCTCACCGTGACCCTGCTGCTGGCCAGCCTGTACCTGTGCTGGCGCCTGACCCGCAGCAAGTTCGGCCGCCTGCTCACCGCCGTGCGCGACGCCGAGAACCGCCTGATGTTCTGCGGCTACGACCCACGCGGTTTCAAGCTGCTGGTGTGGGTGCTGAGCGCCGTGCTGTGTGGCCTGGCCGGCGCGCTGTACGTGCCGCAGGTGGGCATCATCAACCCCAGCGAAATGTCGCCGACCAACTCCATCGAAGCCGCCGTATGGGTGGCCCTGGGCGGGCGCGGCACGCTGATCGGCCCGCTGCTCGGTGCCGGCCTGGTCAATGGCATGAAGAGCTGGTTCACCGTAGCCTTCCCGGAGTTCTGGCTGTTCTTCCTCGGTGCGCTGTTCATCCTCGTCACCCTGTACCTGCCCAAGGGCGTGGTCGGTCTGTTGAAGAAAAGGAGCCAGCCATGA
- the cbpA gene encoding curved DNA-binding protein has protein sequence MDFKDYYKILGVEPTADDKAIKAAYRKLARKYHPDVSKERDAEEKFKEANEAYEVLGDAQKRAEFDEIRKYGGQHGRPFQAPPGWESRGGGGGFEGGDFSDFFSSIFGGRGGNPFGGARQQQRSAGRRGQDVELELAVFLEETLSKESKQISFQVPQTNAMGQRTGFTTKTLNVKIPAGVTDGERIRLKGQGAPGSGGGANGDLFLTIRMAPHPLFDVEGHDLIITVPLAPWEAALGAKVAVPTLDGKINLTIRPDSQSGQRLRVPGKGLANKSGERGNLYAQLKVVMPPASDESARELWTKLSEKAAFNPRTQWSK, from the coding sequence ATGGACTTCAAAGACTATTACAAGATACTCGGCGTAGAGCCCACGGCGGATGACAAGGCGATCAAGGCCGCGTACCGCAAGCTGGCGCGCAAGTATCACCCCGACGTCAGCAAGGAGCGCGACGCCGAGGAAAAATTCAAGGAGGCCAACGAGGCCTACGAAGTGCTGGGCGACGCGCAGAAACGTGCCGAGTTCGACGAAATCCGCAAGTACGGTGGCCAGCATGGCCGGCCGTTCCAGGCACCACCGGGGTGGGAAAGCCGTGGCGGTGGCGGTGGCTTCGAGGGCGGTGATTTTTCCGACTTCTTCAGCTCGATCTTTGGTGGCCGAGGAGGCAACCCGTTCGGTGGCGCCCGGCAGCAGCAACGCAGCGCCGGCAGGCGAGGGCAGGACGTGGAGCTAGAACTGGCAGTGTTCCTTGAAGAGACCCTGAGCAAGGAGTCCAAGCAGATCAGCTTCCAGGTGCCGCAGACCAATGCCATGGGCCAGCGCACCGGGTTCACTACCAAGACCCTGAACGTGAAGATTCCGGCCGGGGTGACCGATGGCGAGCGCATCCGCCTCAAGGGCCAGGGCGCGCCGGGCAGCGGTGGCGGGGCCAATGGTGACCTGTTCCTGACCATTCGCATGGCACCGCACCCACTGTTCGATGTCGAAGGTCATGACCTGATCATCACCGTGCCGCTGGCACCGTGGGAGGCAGCACTGGGCGCCAAGGTGGCCGTGCCGACCCTGGACGGCAAGATCAACCTTACCATCCGCCCCGACAGCCAGAGCGGCCAGCGCCTGCGCGTACCGGGCAAGGGCCTGGCCAACAAGAGCGGCGAGCGCGGCAACCTTTACGCGCAATTGAAAGTGGTCATGCCGCCAGCATCCGACGAGTCTGCCCGCGAACTGTGGACCAAGCTTTCCGAGAAGGCTGCGTTCAACCCGAGGACACAATGGAGTAAGTGA
- the urtD gene encoding urea ABC transporter ATP-binding protein UrtD, translating to MRGVPAVHPEFMLEPVFDNLGAGRDAIGLGQSRKAGLDTRHGTLLSLEDISVSFDGFKALNALNLYIGVGELRCIIGPNGAGKTTMMDVITGKTRPDSGTAYFGDTLDLTRMSEYQIAQAGIGRKFQKPTVFEALTVFENLELALKTDKSVWASLAARLGGEQRQRIDEVLGTLRLLPLAQRQAGLLSHGQKQFLEIGMLLVQEPQLLLLDEPVAGMTDAETEFTAELFKGLAGKHSLMVVEHDMGFVGSIADHVTVLHQGSVLAEGSLEQVQADERVVEVYLGR from the coding sequence ATGAGAGGCGTGCCCGCGGTACACCCTGAATTCATGCTCGAACCGGTGTTCGACAACCTTGGCGCCGGCCGCGACGCCATCGGCCTGGGCCAGAGCCGCAAGGCCGGCCTCGACACCCGCCACGGCACGCTGCTGAGCCTGGAAGACATCAGCGTCAGCTTCGATGGGTTCAAGGCGCTGAACGCGCTGAACCTGTACATCGGCGTGGGCGAGCTGCGTTGCATCATCGGCCCAAACGGGGCCGGCAAGACCACCATGATGGATGTGATCACCGGCAAGACCCGGCCCGACAGCGGCACGGCCTATTTCGGTGACACCCTCGACCTGACCCGCATGAGCGAATACCAGATCGCCCAGGCCGGCATTGGCCGCAAGTTCCAGAAGCCCACGGTGTTCGAGGCGCTGACGGTGTTCGAGAACCTGGAGCTGGCACTGAAGACCGACAAATCGGTATGGGCCAGCCTGGCAGCGCGGCTGGGTGGTGAGCAGCGCCAACGCATCGACGAGGTGCTGGGCACCTTGCGCCTGTTGCCGCTGGCCCAGCGCCAGGCAGGCTTGTTGTCGCATGGACAGAAGCAATTCCTGGAGATCGGCATGCTGCTGGTGCAGGAGCCGCAACTGCTGTTGCTGGACGAGCCGGTGGCGGGCATGACCGATGCCGAGACCGAGTTCACCGCCGAACTGTTCAAGGGCCTGGCCGGCAAGCATTCGCTGATGGTGGTGGAGCATGACATGGGGTTTGTCGGCAGCATTGCCGACCATGTGACCGTGCTGCACCAGGGCAGTGTGCTGGCGGAAGGGTCGCTGGAGCAGGTGCAGGCGGATGAGCGGGTGGTCGAGGTGTATCTGGGCCGCTAG
- a CDS encoding GNAT family N-acetyltransferase gives MSHEIRDALPADVPGILDIYNDAVRNSTAIWNETPVDLANRLAWFAARAQQGYPILVAVDGSGVLGYASFGDWRPFEGFRNTVEHSVYIRGDQRGKGLGPLLMAALVERARKCGKHVMVAAIESGNAASVHLHERLGFVVTGQMPQVGVKFGRWLDLTFMQLVLNPGAEPS, from the coding sequence ATGAGTCATGAAATCCGCGATGCCCTGCCTGCCGACGTGCCGGGCATCCTCGACATCTACAACGACGCGGTGCGCAACTCCACGGCGATCTGGAACGAAACCCCGGTGGATTTGGCCAACCGCCTGGCCTGGTTCGCCGCACGCGCACAGCAGGGCTACCCGATCCTGGTGGCGGTGGATGGGAGCGGTGTGCTGGGCTATGCATCGTTTGGCGACTGGCGGCCATTCGAGGGCTTTCGCAACACCGTTGAACACTCGGTGTACATCCGTGGCGACCAGCGTGGCAAGGGGCTGGGGCCGCTGCTGATGGCAGCGCTGGTCGAGCGTGCACGCAAGTGTGGCAAGCATGTGATGGTGGCGGCCATCGAGAGCGGCAATGCAGCGTCGGTGCACCTGCACGAGCGCCTGGGCTTCGTAGTGACCGGGCAGATGCCGCAGGTGGGGGTGAAGTTTGGCCGGTGGCTGGACTTGACCTTCATGCAGCTGGTGCTGAACCCGGGGGCTGAACCAAGCTGA
- a CDS encoding DMT family transporter, translating into MNYLFPLTAILIWAGNTVVTKMSAGAIHPAEIGFYRWLLAALLFTPFLLPAVWRNRAAIRPQLGKVFVLGVLGMALYQSLAYFAAGITSATNMGIILSLMPLMSLALSIAWLGQRLSYGALLGALVSFFGVLEVVSAGHPAVLLQQGLNSGDLLMLVATLAYALYSFLLKKWQLRLPPMQLLYLQVLMAIVVLLPLFLLSDKTGLNSRNIGLVLYACVLASMIAPLVWMKAVHRLGPSRTTLFFNLLPLVTALIAAVVLDEQLARYHLVGGLLTLAGVILAERWTTPIRR; encoded by the coding sequence ATGAACTACCTGTTCCCCCTCACTGCCATCCTCATCTGGGCCGGCAACACCGTGGTCACCAAGATGTCCGCCGGTGCCATCCACCCCGCCGAGATCGGCTTCTACCGCTGGCTGCTGGCCGCGCTGCTGTTCACCCCGTTCCTGCTGCCCGCCGTGTGGCGCAATCGCGCGGCCATCCGCCCGCAGCTGGGCAAGGTGTTCGTGCTGGGCGTGCTGGGCATGGCGCTGTACCAGAGCCTGGCCTACTTCGCCGCCGGCATCACCAGCGCCACCAACATGGGCATCATCCTCTCGCTGATGCCGCTGATGTCACTGGCGCTGTCCATCGCCTGGCTGGGCCAGCGCCTGAGCTACGGCGCCCTGCTGGGCGCACTGGTGTCATTTTTCGGCGTACTGGAAGTGGTCAGCGCCGGCCACCCCGCCGTCCTGTTGCAACAAGGCCTGAACAGCGGCGACCTGCTGATGCTGGTGGCCACCCTGGCCTACGCGCTGTACAGCTTCCTGCTGAAGAAATGGCAGCTGCGCCTGCCACCGATGCAGTTGCTGTACCTGCAGGTGCTGATGGCCATCGTCGTGCTGCTGCCGCTGTTCCTGCTGTCGGACAAGACTGGCCTGAACAGCCGCAACATTGGCCTGGTGCTGTACGCCTGCGTGCTGGCCTCGATGATCGCCCCTCTGGTATGGATGAAGGCCGTGCACCGCCTGGGCCCAAGCCGTACCACGCTGTTCTTCAACCTGCTGCCACTGGTCACCGCGCTGATCGCCGCCGTGGTGCTCGACGAGCAGCTGGCCCGCTATCACCTGGTCGGCGGCCTGCTGACCCTGGCCGGCGTGATACTGGCCGAGCGCTGGACCACACCGATCCGCCGTTAG
- the urtE gene encoding urea ABC transporter ATP-binding subunit UrtE yields MLKIDTLHQYYGGSHILRGLSFEAKVGEVTCLLGRNGVGKTTLLRCLMGLVPARDGSIEWEGKPITSLKPQQRVQSGIAYVPQGREIFPRLTVEENLLMGLSRFPAREAREVPPFIYELFPVLEQMKQRRGGDLSGGQQQQLAIGRALASRPRLLILDEPTEGIQPSVIKEIGAVIRRLAERGDMAILLVEQFYDFAEELADQYLVMARGEIIQRGRGENMQAEGVRGLVTI; encoded by the coding sequence ATGCTGAAAATCGACACCCTGCACCAGTACTACGGCGGTAGCCATATCCTCCGGGGCCTGTCCTTCGAAGCCAAGGTCGGCGAAGTCACCTGCCTGCTGGGCCGCAACGGCGTGGGCAAGACCACCCTGCTGCGCTGCCTGATGGGCCTGGTACCCGCCCGCGATGGCAGCATCGAATGGGAAGGCAAGCCGATCACCAGCCTCAAGCCCCAGCAACGGGTCCAGTCCGGCATCGCCTACGTGCCCCAGGGCCGCGAGATTTTCCCGCGTCTCACTGTCGAGGAAAACCTGCTGATGGGCCTTTCGCGCTTCCCCGCCCGTGAAGCTCGGGAGGTACCGCCCTTCATCTACGAACTGTTCCCCGTGCTGGAACAGATGAAGCAACGCCGTGGCGGTGACCTGTCCGGCGGCCAGCAGCAACAGCTGGCCATCGGCCGCGCCCTGGCCAGCCGACCGCGCCTGCTGATCCTCGACGAGCCCACCGAGGGCATCCAGCCTTCGGTGATCAAGGAGATCGGCGCAGTCATCCGTCGCCTGGCCGAGCGTGGCGACATGGCCATCCTGCTGGTGGAGCAGTTCTACGACTTCGCCGAGGAGCTGGCCGACCAGTACCTGGTGATGGCCCGTGGCGAGATCATCCAGCGCGGCCGTGGCGAAAACATGCAAGCCGAGGGTGTGCGTGGGCTGGTAACCATTTAA
- a CDS encoding AraC family transcriptional regulator translates to MPRKYLDIPRFTQLPAPVYFRHDEFGADTHSALHRHAWGQLNYTAHGVMQLEVAGQRFLSPPQYAVWVPPDTEHGCYNPQAIVYHSVYLDRSLCAALPQQPCSLMISDILKAILADFARRDLRVAEGERDQRLVQVLLDQLLLAPAQACYLPFAHSDGLRQVLDALGAEPGDNRPLADWAARVHVSERTLARQFLRELGISFGEWRLRLRFLRAIEALEAGQSIQAIAFDLGYSSASAFIAMFQRQAHCTPEQYRRQARAGR, encoded by the coding sequence ATGCCGCGCAAATACCTCGACATTCCTCGGTTCACCCAGCTCCCGGCCCCGGTGTACTTCCGCCACGACGAGTTCGGTGCCGACACGCACAGCGCCCTGCATCGCCACGCCTGGGGCCAGCTCAACTACACCGCCCACGGCGTGATGCAGCTGGAGGTCGCCGGCCAGCGCTTCCTGTCGCCGCCGCAATACGCCGTGTGGGTGCCGCCCGACACCGAGCATGGCTGCTACAACCCACAGGCCATCGTCTACCACTCGGTCTACCTGGACCGCAGCCTCTGCGCCGCCCTGCCGCAGCAACCGTGCAGCCTGATGATCAGCGACATCCTCAAGGCCATCCTCGCCGACTTCGCCCGGCGTGACCTGCGGGTGGCCGAGGGTGAGCGCGACCAGCGCCTGGTGCAGGTGCTGCTCGACCAGTTGCTGCTGGCACCCGCCCAGGCCTGCTACCTGCCGTTTGCCCACAGCGACGGGTTGCGCCAAGTGCTCGATGCCCTCGGCGCCGAGCCAGGCGACAACCGCCCGCTGGCCGACTGGGCAGCCCGGGTGCATGTCAGCGAACGTACCCTGGCCCGCCAGTTTCTGCGCGAACTGGGCATCAGTTTTGGTGAATGGCGCCTGCGCCTGCGCTTTCTGCGAGCCATCGAAGCGCTGGAAGCCGGCCAGTCGATCCAGGCCATCGCCTTCGACCTGGGCTACAGCAGCGCGTCGGCGTTCATCGCCATGTTTCAGCGCCAGGCCCATTGCACGCCCGAGCAATACCGCCGCCAGGCACGGGCAGGGCGTTGA
- a CDS encoding PsiF family protein, giving the protein MKVLQIPLLVLAVLFSAQGFAANTAQQEKMKTCNTDATAKALKGDERKAFMSTCLKKDVPQTQQEKMKTCNADATTKALKGDERKAFMSDCLKKK; this is encoded by the coding sequence ATGAAAGTGCTGCAAATCCCCTTACTGGTGTTGGCGGTGTTGTTCAGCGCCCAAGGCTTCGCCGCCAATACCGCGCAGCAGGAAAAGATGAAAACCTGCAACACCGACGCCACCGCCAAGGCCCTCAAGGGCGATGAGCGCAAAGCCTTCATGAGTACCTGCCTGAAGAAGGACGTGCCGCAAACCCAGCAAGAGAAGATGAAAACCTGCAACGCCGACGCCACCACCAAGGCCCTGAAGGGTGACGAGCGCAAAGCGTTCATGAGTGACTGTCTGAAGAAGAAATGA